The genomic segment TTGTGGGAATTAGAACATGCTCTTACTTTAGCGAGGAATACTTTGGGAAAAATAAGTGACTTTTTCACCAGTTTCATCTTACCTATTTCAGTTGATCAGGATCATTCAAATATCTACACATTTATACTCATACATacattcacatgcacacatgaTCACACACTGccatgatcacacacacacactcatacacaccaTTGATCATACAGTCATACATACCTAAGATTACACACAGCCATGATCACATGcatacacaaccacacacacccatgatcacacacacacacacacacttatgatCATACATACCCATGATCACATATATACATCTATGATGATACATACCCATGatcatatacacacacccattatcacacacacacacctatgatCACACACATCTGTGATCATACAACCATACACATATATCTATAATCTCACACATACATtcatgatcacacacacacacacacacacacacacacacacccatgcacataGATTAGATCAGTCCAGGGTCCCAGCAGAAACAGATGGGATGATTGAGCCAGGTCCTTGAGGCTTAATAATGGGACTGTTTACAAGGATGTGAACCAGGGTGAGAAAGACCAGCAGGGTGGAGGGTCAGGGGTGACATGACCTGGGCCTGCAAGAGGAGGGGCCATTGCCACCCTGGGGTAGAGAAAAAAGGAGGTGGAGCCATGACCTGAGCCCAGGTTGGGGAGGCAGGAGAACACTCCCCAGGTTACACAcatcctggcctccagaacctgTGACTATGTTACCTCAAGTGGGTGATGTTACATCTTCCACCACACTCCATGGCAAAGGAGAATTCAGTTGGCAGATGTAGTTAAGGTTGCTGGTCAGCTGCTTTTAAAATAGGAAGATAATTCTGGATTATCCTTAAACTATAACCAAACAAGTTCCCTAGCCCCTCTTCTCCTACCTGTCTTCACTACCACAGAGCTTAACGCACACCTCGCATCTCTCACTCTCATCCCAGCCTCTCTCCTTGCTGTGTTTACCCATATGGGCTCAATACAATCatgagggttctttttttttttgagacagagtttcactcttgttacccaggctggagtgcaatggcacgatctcggctcactgcaacctccacctcctgggttcaggcaattctcctgcctcagcctcctgagtagctgggattacaggcatgcaccaccatgcccagctaattttttgtatttttagtagagacggggtttcaccatgttgaccaggatggtctcgatctcttgacctcgtgatccacttgcctcagcctcccaaagtgctgggattacaggcatgagccaccatgcctggccttcatgaGGGTTCTTAAAAGAGGAATAGGGAGGCAGAAGAGAGCCCAGAGATGCTGTGTGAGAGGGACTCAACCTGATGCTGCTGGCTGTGAAGATGGAGGAGGGGcctcaagccaaggaatgcaggtggcctctaggagcagagaaggcaagacatggattctcccctagagcttccAGAAGGGAATGCATCCTTCTAGCATCTgtattttagcccagtgagacccggGTTGCACTTCTACCCTACTCAACTACCAGGTGATAAGcgtgtattgttttaagccactaagtttgcagcaattttgctatagcagccctagaaaactaatgcaCCAAGAGAGTGGCTGGAGGAGAGGATCACCCTGCAGCCTTTGGGTGTCAAGGGTGTTGGCTGACCCATAGCAATCAGCACGGAGGGACCCAGTCAGGGGCAAACACTGGAACTCTCTTCTCACTAACCTTTCACTACCAGCCAAGCTCAGCAGAGGCCAGAGCTCATCAAGAAAGGCAAAAATCAAGggacaatctctctctctctgtgtctctgtctctgtctctctctctctctctcacacacacacacacacacacacacacactcacacacacacacatgtctcTGTTGTTCCCATGAAGTTAAACTCTGCTTCTTTGAGTCAGAAAATCCTTCTGTGACTAAATCCTGGAGTAAGGAAAAGAGGGAATGAactctgtgttttaaaatattctctccaGTCCACATGTTGGCATGAGGACCAAAAGCTGCATAGGGATTAGAAGTTGTCATAGGCagttcaggctgccataacaaaataccgtaGACTGGttcacaacagaaatttattttctcactgctctagaggctggaagtccaggggcaaggtgctggcaggtggggtgctggtgagggccctcttcctacCGCTGACTCCTCAGTATGTCCTCACATGAtgaagaggggaggagggagggagagaatgcTGTCTGGTGTCTCCTCTTTAAGAACACTAATCCTATgggatcagggccccacccttacaacatcatttaaccttaattactcccttgctccaaatacagtcacattgggagTTTGGGCTTTAATGTACGAATTTTGGGGACACAACTCAATCCATAGAACAGGTCCTTTTAATGAAagctgacatgtaaaatacaataaggCCAGGACCCAGGGCACACAAAGCAAATAGGAAACCCAGGGTCATGGCCCCAGACAACCCCTGGCCAGCCAGAAAGCCTTAATACTTGACACTATTGCCCAGACAGCCCCAAATAGAGCAGCTCTCCATTCCTTGACTCAGAACGGCTGAGTTGTCTCCTTAACTTCCCACACCTGTTAGAGTTGTCCAGCACTGAGTAGTTCTAATCACTCCCTGCTGAATTAGAAATAGAGGAAGGTAGCTGTCTGCTCAGCAATTGAACAGGAAAGCCAAGATTTTGACTCTACATACAAAGTGGCAAATATCAAGAATCAGTCTTCCAATACAGGCTGAAATCAGTACAACACAAatgatgtttcatttttattcagagGCAACGTTAGGCTCTGATGAGCATTGTGGAAGCAAGAGCCAGGCCACAGCATCTGTGCGTGGATATACTATCTGTGAAGGGCGTCAAGTTCCTGTGACCATGAATGAGATTTATAAACAGGGAGCACGGCAGTCACTGTGCCCTGATCCCCTGGTGAAGAGAGAAATTCTCAGCCTTCTGCACGTGCCTGCTTAGGGGACTCCCTGTGATGAATTCCTTCACTTCCGCATTCAcggctttttccagttctcccCTGACCTGGCTGGAGAGGCCCACTTGCAGAAGATACAAAGAAAATTCTGCTGTTTCTACATAACAGAGAATGCTTACCTAGAGCTGCCCTGAGAAGGTGTCAATGCCTGTCTTGTCTTTGATGCTCCCTTCTGAAAAATGGAGCTACCCCCAACAGTGCCGCACGTAAGGCCAGAGACTATCCCCTTTATCTCTTGGGGTTCTCCTCCTGTGTAGGTGTTAAAGGCATAAATCCCTGAAGCAACAGCCAAGGAGCTTCAgtccctgtgattttttttttttttttttgagacagagtctcgttctgtcacccaagctggagttcagcgatgtgatcttggctcaccaaaacctccgcctcctgggttcaggcgattcttgtgcctcagcctcctgagtagctggataacaggcgtgtgccaccatgcctggctaatttttgtattttttagtagagacggggttttgccatataggccagcctggtcttgaactcctgacctcaggtgatccacctggctcagcctgccaaagtgctaggattacagcagtCACTGTGATTCTTATCTGTTCAGTGCTCTAACTCAATGAGGCATGAAAAACAGGTAGTAGTCTTATCACCCCTCCttttcagatgagtaaactgaggctgagaaaagCTGCATGACTTACACAAGCCTTAAGATAAAGGGACAGCAGAGCCAAGACTTGTCTGTGCCTCTTCTGACTGCAAGCCCAGTATCATCCTGACTGAGAGCCTCGGAGGTTAAGCACTTGGAAAATTCTTCCAAAGAGAAGCAGAAACCTATCTTTTCCTTACAGGCCTTATTGAGTTACATGAAACCCATTGACATAGTTTGGCTGCGTCttcacccacatctcatcttgaattatagctcctaTAATTCACATgtgtgtgggagggacctggtgggagataattgaatcgtgggggtggtttctcccatactgttcttacggtagtgaataagtctcaagagatctgatagttttatagggggtttcccctttcacttggctctcgtTCTCTCTTGTCTGCAGCCATGTAAGTctcttccaccacgattgtgaggtctccccagccatctgGAACTGTGagtacattaaacctcttttctttataaattacccagtctcaggtatgtctttattagcagcatgaaaacaaactaatacacccaTTAAAAAGTTAAGAATGTATTGGTACTTGTAATTTGGTTCAAAAAATTTGTTTAAGATTCATGATGTGAAAACTTAAGTTTAATCTcacagttttcaaattttttagttttagtttttagctTTAAACACTGTAAATATTGGTGTTTAAAGCTAAAATATAACCCCCATAAACAAAACTTCTTTTCGGTCCTCAGTCATTTTTAAGAGTGTAAAAGGGTCCTGAGgcaaaaatgttataatttttaaaattaaaactgagaaaaattttaaatatataatttttaattcattaaaacatAAACCCATTACATGCTAACaatccatttttattaaaaataaccacctttccaagttaaaaaatatagcattgtattgcttctttttttttttttttttttttgaggtgatgtctctctctgtcacccaggctagaatgcaacagcacggtctcagctcactgcaacctccatttcctgggttcaagtgattctcctgcctcagcctcccaagtagctgggattacaggcatccaccaccacacctggctaatttttgtattttttagtagagacagggtttcaccatgttggcccggctggtctcaaactcctgaccttgtgatccacccaccttggcctcccaaagtgctaggattacaggcctgagccaccacgtccagccttgCTTCCTATTTTTGCAAAGCTCATTAATGTCTGGCTAAACTAAAGACAACGGATCCcctgcttctgcattcaatctgttcTAATATTTTGCGCTGGTTGACATATATGAGGAAAAGTCCACTTGTATGTGAAGAAAAGTCAATTTCACACAGACATATAATTGGAAAAGAGGGGGGATAATTGAATAATTATAATTCAGATAATTGTGGATATTCTTCTTTGATATTACACCAAATTTGACAAGTAGTGGCTTCTTAAAGGTTGTTACAACATAGAAACTGAAACTATACTAATGAATTTTTCACAATCAGTTACATTAAAATCCATTGGTCTACTTTCCATTTTGAATGGATCTTTTACTCATGCACAATTTTATACCTTTATGGATTGGGTTATTTGTAAAATACTGGTTCATCTGGTAGCCATGCAGATCATCCAACTGTTGATACATTTCATTATTCAAAAATTACATTCTTTAATATCACCGTTGATATCATTAGTAAAGTCTTTGGATGTTGGGAAACTATCAAGTTCCTAATGGCAGATATAATggtccaaaattctaatttttttcacaagctcaaatgttataaatttatttactgaAATATGTTCTGTTATCTTCCCTGAGTGCCAGGCttacttcattttaaagaaagtaaCTGCCAAATACCCAGGTCTAAATAACCATAGTTTGCCAGTCATAGTTTCAAGTAAAAATAGTATTCCAAGGAAAAAGCAGCAACTTCATCTTGTGACTCAGACAAGTGCACAAATGCTTTCCTTTGAAATGACTGTGTACTTCAATATACAGCAGAAGTGATTTATgcatgggaagaagaaaaagcataaaTGTTAACCTTTAGGAAACCTGAGTAAATATGACATTTAATTTTGAGTTGCTGGcacaaaagcaaaaggaaagaagcGTGATATACTCCGTTACTTAGAGTAACAGAAAAGGGGAAGCAGACAGGAAAGGCAAATATTGCTTGATATTGAAGAACTTATTCCGAGATAATTTCTCAGCCCCAAACATCGTATATTGTACACAAACTTCTCTGCTGCCTTCTCACATGGGCTTCCCTCTCTCCTCTGAGGGGTCTTTGGGTGGAACACAATCAAAGCTGAAATGGGGACAGAGCTGGGCAGTGGCtgtgacaaatattttttattttgtcccaGATTTCACACCATATACTGAGACTTCTGTATAGAAAGAACAGTTCGATCTGTAGCAATTTATTAACTCATTAAAAGcttttaaacctgtgaaatgccaTATATAATTATTCTAAGCAATGATTTTGGAGAAAGGAGCACTGTGCGTCACCACAGCTGCTCTGCTGCCTGCCAATTTCATCATCCCTCCTCTGTTTTAGTGCCTTGATTCATCTCTTAATTTCTTTGAGATCACAAGAAATTAAGTggacctttctttaaaaattaaaacttcagggccaggcataatggctcacacctataatcccagcactagggaggctgaggtgggcagattgcttgaggccaggagtttgagaccagcctggccaacatggtgaaaccccgtctctactaaaaaaaaaatacaaaaaattagctgggcatggtggcgcgtgcctgtaatcccagctactcaggaggctgaggcaggagaattgcctgaacccaggaggcagaggttgcggtgagccgagatcgtgccattgcactccagcctgggtaacaagagcaaaactccatctcaaaaaataataataaataaataaataaaattaaaacttcaaaatacCATTTAGGAAGGAGTtgtaaaccaatttttaaaaatcacacaatcTGATGAAGaaagccttcttcctttctttgttcttcaaTTGCAAGACACATCAGATTAAATACCTGTCTATCTGCTTCTGCTCAATTTACTTTCCTTGTGGGATGTTCTCATTTGTAGTTACAACTGGCTACATAATTTGCAAGACTCCATACAAAATGAAATCACAGAGTTCCTTGTTCAAAAATTACGAAGAATTCTCAGATGACATTTGACTCAGGACAAGGCCTTTTCAAGCATGGGACCCTGTGCAAAAATGCAGTCACATGCCCACGAATCCAGCTCTGGTTGTCAGTGATTCttgtattcaataaatgcttataaTTTCAATAAATTTATTGTGCAGAGGAAAAGTATATTTACATAATCTCAATTTCAATGTAGATATGATTATATGCCCACATGAAAGAGTAAACTGTCGCTGGGCCATAACAACTTTGCTGAAGATAAAAGTCAGGATCTCTAGGTTCTAATTTCAATTCTGCCCCCAGTAAATGCCAGGGGTTCTTGGATGTGATGAGAAGGCCTCTGGGATTTTCAGCTCTAAAGTTCTGGTGTTCTGCATGAATTTAGAAAAGTGAAAGGTTTTAAAACATGCTAAACACACATCTCACTTCATCCCCTAGTTCCATGAGAATGCCATTCTCAAAGGACTGGGAAAGTATCGCATCACGAAGATGTATTCTCAGTGACAAAGGTGCTTCCTAGGGCTCTAAGGGTGGCATTGGAACAGCCCTTTACAAAGAACAGTAACATTCACAAAACGCTGATGTGTTGGGAAAGTCTTTCTCAAGTCCTTTCCCGggctgcacacacacagagcaaccCAAGGGCCGAGGCACAAGATGAAAGCACCATGTCTATTTAAGCTGCAGGTAGAGACTTCCACACACAGTCGCTAATTTCATCTTCCCAGAAATTCTGCAGTGCCGATAATAAGGTTGCAAAAccagattcagagaggttaaatacttgcccaagatcacaaggTTGGGAAGTGGTGGAGTCCGGCCCAACTGGTGACTATCAGCCCCCAAAGGAGCCCCCTTTCCACCAGCACACGCTTCCCTGAGTTGAACTGAAGGGAGATGTGTGACCGACGCTAACGGGCTGGCACTCGCGGTTTCAACGTTGGCTCAGGGACAACCTTTCGGGGGCGTGTCCTCCCAGTTCTGGAGGTTCCCAGAGAAGAGGAGGTGCTCGCTAACCAGGCTGCTCGCCCAGACTCGGGGCAGTGAGAGGGAGGGAGCGCCGGCCGCGGGAGCGGGATGGAGACCAGCAGCCCGCGGTCCCCGCGGCCCAGCCCCAACTCGGGGCTGAGTCTGGACGCCCGGCTGGGCGTGGACACCCGCCTCTGGGCCAAGGTGCTGTTCACCGCACTATACGCGCTCATCTGGGCGCTGGGCGCGGCGGGCAATGCGCTGTCCGTGCACGTGGTGCTGAAGGAGCGGGCCGGGCGCGCGGGGCGCCTGCGCTACCACGTGCTCAGCCTGGCGCTCTCgggcctgctgctgctgctggtcggCGTGCCAGTCGAGCTCTACAGCTTCGTGTGGTTCCACTACCCCTGGGTCTTTGGCGACCTGGGCTGCCGCGGCTACTACTTCGTGCGCGAGCTGTGCGCCTACGCCACGGTGCTGAGCGTAGCTGGCCTGAGCGCCGAGCGCTGCCTGGCCGTGTGCCAGCCCCTGCGCGCCCGCAGCCTGCTGACACCGCGCCGGACCCGGCGGCTGGTGGCGCTCTTGTGGGCCGCCTCGCTCGGCCTCGCCCTGCCCATGGCAGTCATCATGGGGCAGAAGCACGAGCTGGAGACGGCGAGCGGGGAGCCGGAGCCCGACTCGCGTGTGTGCACAGTGCTGGTAAGCCGCACCGCGCTCCAAGTCTTCATCCAGGTAAGAGTTGGGGGCGGGCGCTGGGAGGAGGATACCTCCCTGGGAGCAGACATTTTCGACTCATGCTCGCCACCACCCAGAAAGTTGGGTCTCGTTTCTCCGTCCCATTTTACTAGACGGAGAGAGGCGTGGCCAAAGTGAAGCAATGAGAGAACTCCCGATTTGAATTCAAAATTAACTCCAAAGTCAGGGTTCCCACTCTTGCGAGAGTGGTGCTCAGGCGTTACTGGGCGTAAAGTCGCCTGCGGAGCCTGTGAAAATATCGAGTCCCTGACCCACCCGGGTTTCTGCCTCAGTAGCCGAAGTTTGTGTTCAAACGAGCCCCCAGACGGCTCTGAAGAGGACCTCCCTGGAGGTAGGGTGGGGACGGGAAGGCACTCCTGGCCTCTTCCAGAGGATTGATCAGGCTTCTAACCTAATttcctgtttccttctctctggCAGCCTTGCTTCCCCCAGGCCACTTGTCCACCGGCACCTCTTGCTACCCCTTTCCCAGAActcccatcatgcccagcctctggcTTCTAAGTCAAAAGCTCATTCTGCTGCTTTTTATTCCAACCCTTCTTATTCCCCAAAGTGCAGCTCTGCTCTCACCTCCTCCCCAGTTCTAAGGGCTCTCTCCGTCTTCTGAGTTCTCTCAGCATGTGATGTATTTGCAGCACTTCACAATGCATTTTCTGAAAGTGATGCTCACCTTTCTGAGTTCTGTCTCCATTTCAGCATCATTCTACAAGTCAGTGTCCTCTGGTCGCTTGCTCTGGTGACATTAGACTGTGATCTCATGTgtccagcactctgggaaagTGCGAAAGGCTGAGAAAGCACAGGACTAccccccccctcccccgcccaccTCCCAGCACCCAGGCCCTGCTGGGCCTCCAGGAAACCTAAGGGAACAAATCAGGATGGAACCAGGACCCCTTCTCTGCACACTGGCACAGGAGGGTATGGGGGAGAGTTTACTATGCAAATTCATCAGAGCACGCCACGCAGAGGGTGTGAAGGCTGCTTAGGGGACCCGAAGCGCAAGTGCCACATCCCCAGGTGAGGCTCCTTTTCATGTAAAGCTGCCTCCTGCAGATGGAAGCCCAGCATGCCCACAATCAAAGAGCCCTCTCTAAAGTCCCCTCTCTCCCTGTACTCTCTCCTCGTTCCTGAAGGCCCCACCTTTGTTCGTGTCTGCTCATCCATCCCCTGGGCAGGGGTAGAGGACCAAAGGGCCTCAGGGAAGGTGTTTACTCAGCAATCTGCTCTTCATTCATGACCAGGAGGAACCCACAGAGCAGGCAATGCCTTAAGGTTTCATGGGTGTTCAGTGGAGCCGCTTTGTCCCATTCATTCTCAACATTGTGGAGTGGAGAGGGACTCTCCATGGCCAGAATCCTTCCAGATCTTGAGCATGCTCCCGAGTACCACCCCTGGAATCCACAAAGGCCACTGAGTCATCTTCAGAAGTGTGCCTCTAGAGTGGCTGTCCTGGCATCGGGGCCTTCTCTCCACTGAACTTGTCACCTCTTATGCTTTAAACAACATCTTCCTCTCCTACTTCCTTTCTGGCAGGCTTAGCCCAGAGACCCCTCACCCATCACATGGAATCTGCCATGAGCAACTGTCTGCAGTGATTTTCGCATGGATCTGGG from the Callithrix jacchus isolate 240 chromosome 14, calJac240_pri, whole genome shotgun sequence genome contains:
- the NTSR2 gene encoding neurotensin receptor type 2 isoform X1, producing METSSPRSPRPSPNSGLSLDARLGVDTRLWAKVLFTALYALIWALGAAGNALSVHVVLKERAGRAGRLRYHVLSLALSGLLLLLVGVPVELYSFVWFHYPWVFGDLGCRGYYFVRELCAYATVLSVAGLSAERCLAVCQPLRARSLLTPRRTRRLVALLWAASLGLALPMAVIMGQKHELETASGEPEPDSRVCTVLVSRTALQVFIQVNVLVSFVLPLALTAFLNGVTVNHLLALCSQVPSTSALGSSTPSRLELLSEEGLLSFIVWKKTFFQGGQVSLVRHKDVSRIRSLQRSVQVLRAIVAVYVICWLPYHARRLMFCYVPDDGWTDPLYNFYHYFYMVTNTLFYVSSAVTPLLYNAVSSSFRKLFLEALSSLCGEHHPREPVPRRSPRVPP
- the NTSR2 gene encoding neurotensin receptor type 2 isoform X3, translated to METSSPRSPRPSPNSGLSLDARLGVDTRLWAKVLFTALYALIWALGAAGNALSVHVVLKERAGRAGRLRYHVLSLALSGLLLLLVGVPVELYSFVWFHYPWVFGDLGCRGYYFVRELCAYATVLSVAGLSAERCLAVCQPLRARSLLTPRRTRRLVALLWAASLGLALPMAVIMGQKHELETASGEPEPDSRVCTVLVSRTALQVFIQVNVLVSFVLPLALTAFLNGVTVNHLLALCSQVPSTSALGSSTPSRLELLSEEGLLSFIVWKKTFFQGGQVSLVRHKDEPSWLCMSSAGCRTTPAGSCSATSLMTGGLTHSTISTTTSTW
- the NTSR2 gene encoding neurotensin receptor type 2 isoform X2 codes for the protein METSSPRSPRPSPNSGLSLDARLGVDTRLWAKVLFTALYALIWALGAAGNALSVHVVLKERAGRAGRLRYHVLSLALSGLLLLLVGVPVELYSFVWFHYPWVFGDLGCRGYYFVRELCAYATVLSVAGLSAERCLAVCQPLRARSLLTPRRTRRLVALLWAASLGLALPMAVIMGQKHELETASGEPEPDSRVCTVLVSRTALQVFIQVNVLVSFVLPLALTAFLNGVTVNHLLALCSQVPSTSALGSSTPSRLELLSEEGLLSFIVWKKTFFQGGQVSLVRHKDPTLQFLPLLLHGDQHTFLCQLSCDSSPLQRCVLLLQKTLPGSPQLPVWRAPPQGAGTPPKPQSPSLMDTASGFGDPQKPRSGCNTRMKRTSRMTSCSVT